Genomic window (Magnolia sinica isolate HGM2019 chromosome 6, MsV1, whole genome shotgun sequence):
atatttgtgttttcccttcatccaggtttgtttgaccttatgaacaagttggatggaaaataaacatcccagGATGTggcccataggaaggtttcaacgatgggcattATTATCCCAacgttttttgtggtgtggttcacgtgagctttggatcttcctcatttttcgggacatgccctaaaatgatattacaaaatggacagacggtgtagatataacatgtATTGATGAAATTATATCTAAGCGCATCTAATCAGAAAAAATTACTTTACATGTCTGGATGGGAAACTGTGAGAGGCATATTACGTACGGTAGTAAAACTTGTTTACTTCCAAATACCGAGGTAAtgataattattactcatttaccatGCATTACACTACTTTACCGTGGAACTTGTCAAAACAAACAGGCACTAAAACCAGACACCACCTCCAATAACATGTTATAGTACTGAAAAACTATTCACAACTCACATGGAGCTCATAATGTGGAAAAGCAGAAGTGATACCTTTATCTGAACACAAAGGAGGTCCTCTGTGTTGCAGTCAGCAGCAAAAGAATGGATTTCTACAGGTTGGATAATTTCAAGTTTCCTTCTCCACCTCTTTCCAGGTATATAGATGCCTTCCAACCCACAATGAACAGAATATCTCTCTGGCTCAAGTGAGACGCCTCGAAAAGATAGCAACCCCTCACTCCCTATTTCTTGACTCTTTACAGGTTTCTGCGATGAGAAGCGATCCCAATCTTCAAGTTCAAAGGTGGGTTTAGCAGGGGAGGAAGCAACAACAGAGGTTGGTGGTGCATTATTTGGAGGAAGTGAAGACATAGAGTAACTTCTAAAATGACCAAAAGAGAAGAGCTGGGAACCCGACAAGGAAGGGGCAGTATATCTGTGAGATGTACTTCCtacacctaaacttgaactcaaagTAGGGGGAGATAGTGGACGAGTTGGAGGGGGCAAGGTATGATCCAAAGGAAGCAACCACTTAAGAAGCTCCCCGCATGGATCCTCGTAATTTGAATCAACTAGGTTTTCATGTTTCTCAGAAGCTCTATTACTGGACTCATACTTCTCAAATTGAAGAACCTCTAGAACAGCATCTTTCATGAAATTATTCCCAACATTTACTTGTAAAAGTACCTGCATCCTAGCAACAACAGAAATCAGGTGAGAATCAGTGTCATGGATAACTGGTGCTTCCAGCCATCGTttataagaaaataaatatcacaaaaTAAAGCATGCAATGCCAAAGAAGCTCCTGCATACTCCAAAATTAATTCCATTAAAttgaaatcataatcaaacaagTCCAAAGGAAATTTCCCAACACTCATGAAATATCTTTCAACTCAAATGGAAAGGCTAATTCCATAGGCAGTAATAAGTCTTCTGAAACATACCACTACATCTCCATTACGTAGAGAGCAGCATCTGACAGTATTTCTAGCAATTCCACCAGATGCATTGGCATCAAAATGTCCTCTATCAATAACTGCACTGAGATGAGAATCCATTCTTGAAGTCTGTCTCTTTCCAGCATCACTGGCAGTAAACTTTTCTCCCACAACCTCAGGATTAAGCAATGATGATTCTGCTGCATTTCTTTTTGACCAAAGTGGCTCACCAGACTCCGCAATTCTAACAAAGAAATGTGAGTTCTTAAATCTTTGCAACAGTGACTCTGTCTGTTGTTTGTGGTCTTCCATCTGAAGAAGAGATTCACTCACAGAAATATCCTTCTTTGGATCAACTTTATCTGTAGCTAATAAAGTTTCACCATCATCTTCTACACTTTGACAAGCGGGACCTTGACGCATGCCATTCAAGTCCCCTCTTTCTGCAATAGATTTCGACTCACTTCCCACAATTTCCTTTGGCTGCTTGGCATTGTGTCCGAGAATGCCATTTTTACTCAACACTGCAGCAATCCTAAATGGAGTTATAACTTCTGTATCCTGTTTGGATGCTGACAGACATGCTAGTATATGAAGCTGTTCACCTGAGAGGAGAAACAAGTAAGTTCACTAGCAATGAAAGCAATAACTCCGAATGTACTGCCATAGGTACATGTCAAACTGAAAGCAGAACCAAAATATTCAATATAGATATGGTTACCAGGAAAAATGAAGGAACGGTCCAAGTGGCAAAATGACCATATATCTTCAGCATCGCTCCAATTTTCAGGAAGCTCCTCTGCATGTGCATCATCAAGATGCATAAATTGAAAACCAAAATAAATGGTCAGATTGCTAGAAGTATCACTGAATTCAGTCATCGAACCTTCAAAGAAATTAGTAGCTAGAAGTTCGAACTTGAAGATCAAACAAAGACCAGATAGTGTC
Coding sequences:
- the LOC131248915 gene encoding uncharacterized protein LOC131248915 isoform X2, producing the protein MNFLLRTAHSAAPDQPIIQELPSDTQLLPKPATTLEGLIAEDPFPKSGTEEDDDRDIDGVGVSNGSVAAPVAKNYVPIENHSDVTEDEGWITIPYKELPENWSDAEDIWSFCHLDRSFIFPGEQLHILACLSASKQDTEVITPFRIAAVLSKNGILGHNAKQPKEIVGSESKSIAERGDLNGMRQGPACQSVEDDGETLLATDKVDPKKDISVSESLLQMEDHKQQTESLLQRFKNSHFFVRIAESGEPLWSKRNAAESSLLNPEVVGEKFTASDAGKRQTSRMDSHLSAVIDRGHFDANASGGIARNTVRCCSLRNGDVVVLLQVNVGNNFMKDAVLEVLQFEKYESSNRASEKHENLVDSNYEDPCGELLKWLLPLDHTLPPPTRPLSPPTLSSSLGVGSTSHRYTAPSLSGSQLFSFGHFRSYSMSSLPPNNAPPTSVVASSPAKPTFELEDWDRFSSQKPVKSQEIGSEGLLSFRGVSLEPERYSVHCGLEGIYIPGKRWRRKLEIIQPVEIHSFAADCNTEDLLCVQIKNVSPSHIPDIVIFLDAITIVFEKAPKGGPPLSLPVACIEAGNDHSLPNLALRRGEEHSFILKPATSMSKDLKAHGESSLPTSSQAASATSNLHPITRVGEGKKVPTNADQYAVLVSCRCNYTESRLFFKKPTSWRPRLPRDLMISVASEISEQTFGPNGGISQLPVQVLTIQASNLTSEDLTLTVLAPASFTSPPSVVSLNSAPSTPASPFLGSSEFTARANGERRVTGMQKLSSMPLVQENQKEKGGNGGRSISLDEQTVSSDVIPSTDLGCTHLWLQSTVPLGCVPSQSTALVKLELLPLTDGVITLDTLQIAVKEKGLTYIPEHSLKIHAASSIATGIV
- the LOC131248915 gene encoding uncharacterized protein LOC131248915 isoform X4, with amino-acid sequence MNFLLRTAHSAAPDQPIIQELPSDTQLLPKPATTLEGLIAEDPFPKSGTEEDDDRDIDGVGVSNGSVAAPVAKNYVPIENHSDVTEDEGWITIPYKELPENWSDAEDIWSFCHLDRSFIFPGEQLHILACLSASKQDTEVITPFRIAAVLSKNGILGHNAKQPKEIVGSESKSIAERGDLNGMRQGPACQSVEDDGETLLATDKVDPKKDISVSESLLQMEDHKQQTESLLQRFKNSHFFVRIAESGEPLWSKRNAAESSLLNPEVVGEKFTASDAGKRQTSRMDSHLSAVIDRGHFDANASGGIARNTVRCCSLRNGDVVVLLQVNVGNNFMKDAVLEVLQFEKYESSNRASEKHENLVDSNYEDPCGELLKWLLPLDHTLPPPTRPLSPPTLSSSLGVGSTSHRYTAPSLSGSQLFSFGHFRSYSMSSLPPNNAPPTSVVASSPAKPTFELEDWDRFSSQKPVKSQEIGSEGLLSFRGVSLEPERYSVHCGLEGIYIPGKRWRRKLEIIQPVEIHSFAADCNTEDLLCVQIKNVSPSHIPDIVIFLDAITIVFEKAPKGGPPLSLPVACIEAGNDHSLPNLALRRGEEHSFILKPATSMSKDLKAHGESSLPTSSQAASATSNLHPITRVGEGKKVPTNADQYAVLVSCRCNYTESRLFFKKPTSWRPRLPRDLMISVASEISEQTFGPNGGISQLPVQVLTIQASNLTSEDLTLTVLAPASFTSPPSVVSLNSAPSTPASPFLGSSEFTARANGERRVTGMQKLSSMPLVQENQKEKGGNGGRSISLDEQTVSSDVIPSTDLGCTHLWLQSTVPLGCVPSQSTALVKLELLPLTDGVITLDTLQIAVKEKV
- the LOC131248915 gene encoding uncharacterized protein LOC131248915 isoform X5 — encoded protein: MNFLLRTAHSAAPDQPIIQELPSDTQLLPKPATTLEGLIAEDPFPKSGTEEDDDRDIDGVGVSNGSVAAPVAKNYVPIENHSDVTEDEGWITIPYKELPENWSDAEDIWSFCHLDRSFIFPGEQLHILACLSASKQDTEVITPFRIAAVLSKNGILGHNAKQPKEIVGSESKSIAERGDLNGMRQGPACQSVEDDGETLLATDKVDPKKDISVSESLLQMEDHKQQTESLLQRFKNSHFFVRIAESGEPLWSKRNAAESSLLNPEVVGEKFTASDAGKRQTSRMDSHLSAVIDRGHFDANASGGIARNTVRCCSLRNGDVVVLLQVNVGNNFMKDAVLEVLQFEKYESSNRASEKHENLVDSNYEDPCGELLKWLLPLDHTLPPPTRPLSPPTLSSSLGVGSTSHRYTAPSLSGSQLFSFGHFRSYSMSSLPPNNAPPTSVVASSPAKPTFELEDWDRFSSQKPVKSQEIGSEGLLSFRGVSLEPERYSVHCGLEGIYIPGKRWRRKLEIIQPVEIHSFAADCNTEDLLCVQIKNVSPSHIPDIVIFLDAITIVFEKAPKGGPPLSLPVACIEAGNDHSLPNLALRRGEEHSFILKPATSMSKDLKAHGESSLPTSSQAASATSNLHPITRVGEGKKVPTNADQYAVLVSCRCNYTGVNHSGFKFNVRRFNLDSSCSSIIYFTPFSGFIKFCSINPSEPVSWFLRVHSKSERGETCNRHAEAEFNASCTRESKGEGRQWGCVPSQSTALVKLELLPLTDGVITLDTLQIAVKEKGIPIFYQYYIHICQLCQDLKKGALG
- the LOC131248915 gene encoding uncharacterized protein LOC131248915 isoform X3; the protein is MNFLLRTAHSAAPDQPIIQELPSDTQLLPKPATTLEGLIAEDPFPKSGTEEDDDRDIDGVGVSNGSVAAPVAKNYVPIENHSDVTEDEGWITIPYKELPENWSDAEDIWSFCHLDRSFIFPGEQLHILACLSASKQDTEVITPFRIAAVLSKNGILGHNAKQPKEIVGSESKSIAERGDLNGMRQGPACQSVEDDGETLLATDKVDPKKDISVSESLLQMEDHKQQTESLLQRFKNSHFFVRIAESGEPLWSKRNAAESSLLNPEVVGEKFTASDAGKRQTSRMDSHLSAVIDRGHFDANASGGIARNTVRCCSLRNGDVVVLLQVNVGNNFMKDAVLEVLQFEKYESSNRASEKHENLVDSNYEDPCGELLKWLLPLDHTLPPPTRPLSPPTLSSSLGVGSTSHRYTAPSLSGSQLFSFGHFRSYSMSSLPPNNAPPTSVVASSPAKPTFELEDWDRFSSQKPVKSQEIGSEGLLSFRGVSLEPERYSVHCGLEGIYIPGKRWRRKLEIIQPVEIHSFAADCNTEDLLCVQIKNVSPSHIPDIVIFLDAITIVFEKAPKGGPPLSLPVACIEAGNDHSLPNLALRRGEEHSFILKPATSMSKDLKAHGESSLPTSSQAASATSNLHPITRVGEGKKVPTNADQYAVLVSCRCNYTESRLFFKKPTSWRPRLPRDLMISVASEISEQTFGPNGGISQLPVLTIQASNLTSEDLTLTVLAPASFTSPPSVVSLNSAPSTPASPFLGSSEFTARANGERRVTGMQKLSSMPLVQENQKEKGGNGGRSISLDEQTVSSDVIPSTDLGCTHLWLQSTVPLGCVPSQSTALVKLELLPLTDGVITLDTLQIAVKEKGIPIFYQYYIHICQLCQDLKKGALG
- the LOC131248915 gene encoding uncharacterized protein LOC131248915 isoform X6; the encoded protein is MNFLLRTAHSAAPDQPIIQELPSDTQLLPKPATTLEGLIAEDPFPKSGTEEDDDRDIDGVGVSNGSVAAPVAKNYVPIENHSDVTEDEGWITIPYKELPENWSDAEDIWSFCHLDRSFIFPGEQLHILACLSASKQDTEVITPFRIAAVLSKNGILGHNAKQPKEIVGSESKSIAERGDLNGMRQGPACQSVEDDGETLLATDKVDPKKDISVSESLLQMEDHKQQTESLLQRFKNSHFFVRIAESGEPLWSKRNAAESSLLNPEVVGEKFTASDAGKRQTSRMDSHLSAVIDRGHFDANASGGIARNTVRCCSLRNGDVVVLLQVNVGNNFMKDAVLEVLQFEKYESSNRASEKHENLVDSNYEDPCGELLKWLLPLDHTLPPPTRPLSPPTLSSSLGVGSTSHRYTAPSLSGSQLFSFGHFRSYSMSSLPPNNAPPTSVVASSPAKPTFELEDWDRFSSQKPVKSQEIGSEGLLSFRGVSLEPERYSVHCGLEGIYIPGKRWRRKLEIIQPVEIHSFAADCNTEDLLCVQIKNVSPSHIPDIVIFLDAITIVFEKAPKGGPPLSLPVACIEAGNDHSLPNLALRRGEEHSFILKPATSMSKDLKAHGESSLPTSSQAASATSNLHPITRVGEGKKVPTNADQYAVLVSCRCNYTGVNHSGFKFNVRRFNLDSSCSSIIYFTPFSGFIKFCSINPSEPVSWFLRVHSKSERGETCNRHAEAEFNASCTRESKGEGRQWGCVPSQSTALVKLELLPLTDGVITLDTLQIAVKEKGLTYIPEHSLKIHAASSIATGIV
- the LOC131248915 gene encoding uncharacterized protein LOC131248915 isoform X7; its protein translation is MNFLLRTAHSAAPDQPIIQELPSDTQLLPKPATTLEGLIAEDPFPKSGTEEDDDRDIDGVGVSNGSVAAPVAKNYVPIENHSDVTEDEGWITIPYKELPENWSDAEDIWSFCHLDRSFIFPGEQLHILACLSASKQDTEVITPFRIAAVLSKNGILGHNAKQPKEIVGSESKSIAERGDLNGMRQGPACQSVEDDGETLLATDKVDPKKDISVSESLLQMEDHKQQTESLLQRFKNSHFFVRIAESGEPLWSKRNAAESSLLNPEVVGEKFTASDAGKRQTSRMDSHLSAVIDRGHFDANASGGIARNTVRCCSLRNGDVVVLLQVNVGNNFMKDAVLEVLQFEKYESSNRASEKHENLVDSNYEDPCGELLKWLLPLDHTLPPPTRPLSPPTLSSSLGVGSTSHRYTAPSLSGSQLFSFGHFRSYSMSSLPPNNAPPTSVVASSPAKPTFELEDWDRFSSQKPVKSQEIGSEGLLSFRGVSLEPERYSVHCGLEGIYIPGKRWRRKLEIIQPVEIHSFAADCNTEDLLCVQIKNVSPSHIPDIVIFLDAITIVFEKAPKGGPPLSLPVACIEAGNDHSLPNLALRRGEEHSFILKPATSMSKDLKAHGESSLPTSSQAASATSNLHPITRVGEGKKVPTNADQYAVLVSCRCNYTGVNHSGFKFNVRRFNLDSSCSSIIYFTPFSGFIKFCSINPSEPVSWFLRVHSKSERGETCNRHAEAEFNASCTRESKGEGRQWGCVPSQSTALVKLELLPLTDGVITLDTLQIAVKEKV